A genomic window from Veillonellaceae bacterium includes:
- a CDS encoding glycosyltransferase → MYFSYIGSVILLSLAIYGGWLLIRDIWDMFIEPRLVQLPSASFLIIVKDCEQEIEDLMRYLVREIENNDSDCDIVVVDNNSSDLTPVILARIADDNPIIEIIRVTNGAKPVAEGLPLCRGGVVHVLEIGRRLSADEFMLTVCKLLEQDKREVAVVRHD, encoded by the coding sequence TTGTATTTTTCGTATATTGGAAGTGTAATTTTACTTTCCTTGGCGATTTATGGCGGGTGGCTGTTAATCCGTGATATTTGGGATATGTTTATTGAGCCTCGGTTGGTGCAACTGCCGAGCGCCAGTTTCTTAATCATAGTTAAAGACTGTGAGCAGGAAATTGAAGATTTAATGCGCTATTTAGTGCGAGAGATTGAAAATAACGACTCTGACTGCGACATTGTCGTTGTTGATAATAATTCAAGTGATCTCACCCCGGTAATCTTGGCCCGTATTGCTGACGATAATCCAATTATTGAGATAATAAGGGTGACAAATGGGGCAAAACCGGTGGCGGAAGGGCTCCCGCTCTGCCGGGGCGGGGTTGTGCATGTGCTGGAAATCGGCAGGCGGCTAAGCGCCGACGAATTTATGCTAACGGTATGCAAGCTGCTTGAGCAGGATAAGCGTGAAGTTGCTGTGGTTCGCCATGATTAA